One stretch of Natronobacterium gregoryi SP2 DNA includes these proteins:
- a CDS encoding HTTM domain-containing protein: MGLISHYLTTLPTRVRERTANPTHLDPASVRIDTRSLAAFRIGAGLLVAADVLLRARNFEFMYTEDGVVPQSLAMEASADGAFSIYYFTTSSTAIAALFALTALVGFQLAVGYRTRVATILAFLLVVSLDHHNPLVLSYADVLFRLLLFWAIFLPLGERWSVDAVHADRAPRESITSVASAAILAQIVFMYFLNGYHKTESELWIGGEATPLIMGLDNTTFLLGDVMRNFPTMLQYGGLTWYYMLLFSWLLFLLRGRARTALVAMFVGGHASFAITVRIGAFPYVAIAGLLLFLQASFWADAKTIARSASLEQIQSTEVRPRLEQVARLFPSFRLERSAPAVPNWLTRSVYSVALAIAVVSILIVPALTYVPLADFVDEEDGPADRIEQRAEVVSVDQPDWSVFAPHPRTSDQYYVFPAETRDGERIDVYNDRELSYDRPYEELQKQFDTYRERFYMSSVRSSDTVAASLAEHLCSNWENDRDATITHVNVYYVVEDVTLETIDEPSDRSRDVERVYEHGCGDHDPAEISPPV, from the coding sequence ATGGGCCTGATCAGCCACTATCTCACGACACTACCGACACGAGTCAGAGAGCGCACGGCGAACCCGACACACCTCGATCCTGCGTCGGTACGGATCGATACGCGTTCGCTCGCGGCCTTTCGGATCGGTGCCGGGCTCCTCGTCGCCGCCGACGTGTTGCTTCGTGCCCGAAATTTCGAGTTCATGTACACCGAAGACGGTGTCGTCCCACAGTCGCTGGCGATGGAGGCGTCGGCCGACGGCGCGTTCTCGATTTACTATTTCACGACGAGTTCGACTGCCATCGCGGCACTCTTCGCCCTCACCGCGCTAGTGGGCTTCCAGCTCGCCGTCGGCTACCGAACGCGAGTTGCGACGATACTCGCTTTCCTGCTGGTCGTCTCGCTGGACCACCACAACCCGCTGGTGTTGAGCTACGCGGACGTCCTCTTTCGGCTCTTGCTGTTCTGGGCCATCTTCCTCCCGCTCGGGGAACGGTGGTCGGTCGACGCCGTCCACGCCGACCGCGCTCCTCGAGAGAGCATCACGAGCGTCGCCTCCGCCGCGATACTGGCACAGATCGTGTTCATGTACTTCCTCAACGGCTACCACAAGACCGAATCCGAGCTGTGGATCGGCGGGGAGGCGACGCCGCTCATCATGGGGCTCGACAACACGACGTTCCTCCTCGGAGACGTCATGCGGAACTTCCCCACGATGCTCCAGTACGGCGGCCTAACGTGGTACTATATGCTGCTTTTCTCCTGGCTGCTCTTTTTGCTTCGGGGGAGAGCGCGGACGGCGCTGGTCGCGATGTTCGTCGGCGGCCACGCCTCCTTCGCGATCACCGTCCGGATCGGCGCGTTCCCCTACGTCGCGATTGCGGGCCTGCTCTTGTTCCTGCAAGCGTCGTTCTGGGCGGACGCGAAGACGATCGCACGGTCCGCGTCGCTCGAGCAGATCCAGTCCACCGAGGTCCGCCCCAGACTGGAGCAAGTTGCCCGCCTGTTCCCGTCGTTCCGACTCGAGCGTTCGGCCCCTGCGGTCCCAAACTGGCTCACGAGGAGTGTCTACAGCGTCGCCCTGGCTATCGCAGTCGTTTCGATTCTGATCGTTCCCGCTCTCACGTACGTGCCACTCGCCGACTTCGTCGACGAGGAAGACGGTCCCGCCGACCGGATCGAACAGCGAGCCGAAGTCGTCTCCGTCGATCAACCTGACTGGAGCGTCTTCGCTCCGCATCCCCGGACATCGGACCAGTACTACGTCTTCCCCGCGGAGACCCGGGACGGCGAACGGATCGACGTCTACAACGATCGGGAACTGTCCTACGATAGACCGTACGAAGAGTTACAAAAACAGTTCGACACGTACAGAGAGCGGTTCTACATGAGTAGCGTCCGAAGCAGCGACACCGTCGCAGCGTCGCTGGCCGAACACCTCTGTTCGAACTGGGAGAACGACCGCGACGCCACGATCACCCACGTCAACGTATACTACGTCGTCGAGGACGTCACACTCGAGACGATCGACGAACCGTCCGACCGAAGCAGAGACGTAGAGCGGGTTTACGAACACGGCTGTGGCGACCACGACCCGGCGGAAATCTCGCCGCCGGTGTGA
- a CDS encoding 50S ribosomal protein L11, translating into MAGTIEVLVPGGQADPGPPLGPELGPTPVDVQAVVQEINDQTEAFDGTEVPITVEYEDDGSFEIDVGVPPTAELIKDEAGFETGSGEPQDDFVADLSIDQVKQIAEQKKPDLLAYDTKNAAKEVVGTCASLGVTIEGEDAREFKQMVDDGEFDDTLAEA; encoded by the coding sequence ATGGCTGGAACCATCGAAGTGCTCGTTCCGGGTGGCCAGGCTGATCCTGGCCCGCCGCTCGGTCCCGAGCTCGGACCGACGCCCGTGGACGTGCAGGCAGTCGTACAGGAGATCAACGATCAGACCGAGGCCTTCGACGGAACCGAAGTCCCCATCACGGTCGAGTACGAAGACGACGGGTCCTTCGAAATCGACGTCGGCGTCCCGCCGACGGCGGAACTGATCAAAGACGAGGCTGGCTTCGAGACTGGCAGCGGCGAACCCCAGGACGATTTCGTCGCTGACCTCTCGATCGACCAGGTCAAACAGATCGCCGAACAGAAAAAGCCCGATCTGCTCGCCTACGACACCAAAAACGCCGCAAAAGAGGTCGTCGGAACCTGTGCCTCGCTCGGCGTTACCATCGAAGGTGAGGACGCGCGCGAGTTCAAACAGATGGTCGACGACGGCGAGTTCGACGACACCCTGGCCGAAGCGTAA
- a CDS encoding HEWD family protein, which produces MAAQVRTPTARSCERCGRAERWDDDCETWQLDRDGTEKRVGNPHCLHEWDINGTFNPVVEDDA; this is translated from the coding sequence ATGGCTGCACAGGTACGAACGCCGACCGCCCGCAGTTGTGAACGCTGCGGCCGGGCCGAACGGTGGGACGACGACTGCGAGACGTGGCAACTCGATCGCGACGGTACCGAGAAACGGGTCGGCAACCCGCATTGCCTCCACGAGTGGGACATCAACGGGACGTTCAACCCTGTGGTGGAAGACGACGCCTGA
- the cutA gene encoding divalent-cation tolerance protein CutA, which translates to MPTAYITAPADEADAIAERLVEERLAACVNRFPITSTYRWEGEVHHDEEVALLVKTTDDAYADLVDFVEEIHPYDVPCLERFDESHVLESFVEWRAESISAE; encoded by the coding sequence ATGCCAACCGCCTACATCACTGCACCGGCCGACGAAGCGGACGCCATCGCCGAACGACTCGTCGAGGAACGACTCGCGGCCTGCGTCAACCGGTTCCCGATCACCTCGACCTACCGCTGGGAGGGTGAGGTCCACCACGACGAGGAAGTCGCACTGCTGGTGAAGACGACCGATGACGCCTATGCCGACCTCGTCGATTTCGTCGAAGAAATCCATCCCTACGACGTTCCGTGTCTCGAACGGTTCGACGAGAGTCACGTCCTCGAGTCGTTCGTGGAGTGGCGGGCGGAAAGCATCTCGGCGGAGTAA